Proteins from a genomic interval of Thunnus maccoyii chromosome 1, fThuMac1.1, whole genome shotgun sequence:
- the dhdh.2 gene encoding trans-1,2-dihydrobenzene-1,2-diol dehydrogenase, producing the protein MNSTCQFALSNMATRWGICSAGKISHDFTVALKTLPPEDHQVVAVAARKLEDAQKFAKKHSIPQAYGSYEELARDPNIDVVYVGVIHPYHLSTCLLFMNAKKNVLCEKPLAMNTKEVKEILACAKRNDVFLMEAVWTRFFPASVEIRRLLAQGEVGEVKMVRSEFGVPIMHVPRAVEKELGGGAMLDIGIYCLQFISMVYNGEKPECIQATGFCLETGVDDTMVVTLKFSKNRMAVFTCSLGVQLPNDAIIAGTKGTIQIPAHMWCPTALVVNGKETQYPVPEPYLPLNFINSTGMRYEAEEVRQCLLKGLKESAVMSHADSLLLAEVEDEVRRQVGVVYSQDCQ; encoded by the exons ATGAACTCGACCTGTCAGTTTGCTTTGTCCAATATGGCAACCAGATGGGGAATCTGTAGCGCGGGGAAGATCAGTCATGACTTCACTGTGGCCTTGAAAACTCTTCCTCCGGAAGACCATCAG GTTGTAGCCGTGGCAGCTCGCAAGTTGGAGGATGCACAGAAGTTTGCCAAAAAGCACAGCATCCCCCAAGCATATGGCAGCTATGAGGAGCTGGCCAGAGATCCAAACATCG atGTGGTGTATGTTGGCGTTATCCATCCCTACCATCTGAGCACTTGTTTGCTGTTTATGAACGCTAAGAAGAACGTGCTGTGTGAGAAGCCGCTGGCCATGAACACTAAGGAGGTGAAGGAGATCCTGGCCTGTGCCAAGAGGAATGACGTCTTTCTCATGGAG GCTGTCTGGACCCGATTCTTCCCAGCCTCAGTAGAGATCAGACGGCTGTTGGCCCAGGGGGAGGTGGGCGAGGTGAAGATGGTGAGATCGGAGTTTGGTGTGCCAATAATGCACGTACCAAGAGCAGTGGAGAAGGAGCTGGGTGGAGGAGCAATGCTGGATATCGGCATCTACTGCCTGCAGTTCATAAGCATGGTGTATAACGGAGAGAAGCCAGAGTGCATCCAGGCCACAGGGTTCTGCCTGGAGACAG GAGTGGATGACACTATGGTTGTCACTCTGAAGTTCTCCAAGAACAGGATGGCGGTGTTCACTTGCTCTTTGGGTGTACAGCTGCCCAATGATGCTATTATCGCAGGCACAAAGGGAACCATCCAG ATCCCTGCCCATATGTGGTGTCCCACGGCATTAGTGGTGAATGGGAAGGAGACTCAGTACCCAGTACCAGAACCCTACTTGCCTCTTAACTTCATCAACAGTACAGGGATGCGATACGAAGCAGAGGAGGTTCGACAGTGTTTGCTCAAAG GGCTGAAGGAGAGTGCAGTTATGTCTCATGCTGACTCTCTTCTGCTGGCTGAGGTGGAGGATGAGGTTCGCAGGCAGGTGGGGGTCGTGTATAGCCAGGACTGCCAGTAA